The following coding sequences are from one Pelagicoccus sp. SDUM812003 window:
- the cysH gene encoding phosphoadenosine phosphosulfate reductase, with amino-acid sequence MTTINGATQLREEELEGVSAEERIRWAAEQFGDELIMTTSFGTHSAVMLHLVTSVLPDIPVVFIDTGYLFPETYRFAEDLRERLDLNLKKYHSLRSAAEQEALFGKLWENGEEGLKQYNLMNKVEPMNRAVKELGAKAWLAGLRRSQGASRSERQIVESQNQLTKIYPILDWDNRTMHQYLTKHELPYHPLWDEGYVSLGDWHSTSKLMPGMAEEDTRFGGLKRECGLHELSGQADFQI; translated from the coding sequence ATGACTACGATAAACGGAGCGACGCAATTGAGAGAAGAGGAGCTTGAAGGAGTTTCGGCGGAGGAACGCATTCGCTGGGCGGCAGAGCAGTTTGGCGACGAGCTGATCATGACCACGAGCTTCGGCACGCATTCCGCGGTGATGCTGCATCTGGTGACCTCTGTCTTGCCGGATATCCCGGTGGTCTTCATCGATACTGGCTACTTGTTTCCGGAGACCTATCGCTTCGCGGAGGATTTGCGGGAGCGATTGGATCTGAATCTAAAGAAATACCATTCGCTTCGCTCCGCAGCGGAGCAGGAGGCATTGTTTGGCAAGCTTTGGGAGAATGGCGAAGAGGGTCTCAAGCAGTACAACCTGATGAACAAGGTGGAGCCGATGAATCGAGCGGTGAAGGAGTTGGGAGCGAAGGCGTGGCTGGCGGGGTTGCGGCGGAGCCAAGGCGCCTCTCGTAGCGAACGGCAGATCGTGGAGAGTCAAAACCAGCTGACCAAGATCTACCCGATTCTCGACTGGGACAACCGGACCATGCACCAATACCTGACCAAGCACGAGTTGCCCTACCATCCCCTCTGGGACGAAGGCTACGTTTCGTTGGGCGACTGGCACAGCACCTCGAAATTGATGCCCGGCATGGCCGAGGAGGACACGCGCTTTGGAGGTCTCAAGCGAGAGTGCGGGTTGCATGAGCTCTCCGGACAGGCGGATTTCCAGATATAG
- a CDS encoding methyl-accepting chemotaxis protein — MLKSVSISARLYIVLGTLGFFLLAVGILALNSASKIDAAAAALASESSEAQVEKTVDALRTSASWTSGATYSALALGLGTAGFLGFSLVGSITKPLHEVETSLLAMSQQTGSAATQVSASSQGLAEGASRQAASIQQTSSALAELSETTSLNAENAMKASDMATETRQAAESGTRGMNEMIDAMNAIKASSDNIANIIKTIDEIAFQTNILALNAAVEAARAGEAGAGFAVVADEVRNLAQRCAAAAKDTASQIEDSIQRSERGVEISNRVGQSFENILGKARDVNELIGGISQASQHQTNSISQINSAVKELDGDIQSNSATAEETASTAEELSSQAEMLQQTVLDLQRILSGSGTEAVSFATSSRASVRSQNLDWDKIGASSERSKAEALFN; from the coding sequence ATGCTCAAATCCGTCTCTATCAGCGCCCGACTTTACATCGTCCTGGGCACCCTCGGATTCTTCCTCCTGGCTGTCGGAATCCTCGCTCTCAACAGCGCCTCGAAAATCGACGCCGCTGCCGCTGCCTTGGCAAGCGAATCGAGCGAGGCTCAGGTGGAAAAAACCGTTGACGCGCTGCGAACCTCCGCCTCCTGGACCAGCGGAGCGACCTATTCCGCGCTCGCCCTCGGCCTCGGAACTGCCGGATTCCTCGGATTCTCCCTCGTCGGCTCCATCACCAAGCCGCTTCATGAAGTGGAAACCTCTTTGCTTGCCATGTCGCAGCAGACCGGCAGCGCCGCCACCCAGGTCTCCGCTTCCAGCCAAGGCCTCGCCGAGGGCGCCAGTCGCCAGGCCGCATCCATCCAGCAAACCTCCTCCGCTCTCGCCGAACTCTCCGAAACCACTTCCCTCAACGCGGAAAACGCCATGAAGGCCAGCGACATGGCGACTGAGACCCGTCAGGCCGCGGAATCCGGAACGCGTGGCATGAACGAGATGATCGATGCCATGAACGCGATCAAAGCGTCCAGCGACAACATCGCCAACATCATCAAGACCATCGACGAAATCGCGTTTCAAACCAACATCCTCGCTCTCAACGCCGCAGTGGAAGCGGCCCGAGCTGGCGAAGCCGGAGCCGGTTTCGCCGTGGTGGCCGACGAGGTTCGCAACCTCGCTCAACGCTGCGCCGCCGCCGCCAAGGACACCGCTTCGCAAATCGAAGACTCCATCCAACGCAGCGAGCGCGGGGTGGAGATCTCCAACCGCGTCGGTCAGAGCTTCGAAAACATTCTCGGCAAGGCTCGCGACGTGAACGAATTGATCGGCGGCATCTCCCAAGCCAGCCAACACCAGACCAACAGCATTTCTCAAATCAACTCCGCGGTGAAGGAGCTCGACGGCGACATCCAGTCGAACTCCGCCACGGCAGAGGAAACCGCCAGCACCGCCGAGGAGCTCTCCTCCCAAGCCGAAATGCTGCAGCAGACCGTGCTCGATCTGCAGCGCATCCTCAGCGGCAGCGGAACCGAAGCCGTCAGCTTCGCCACAAGCTCCCGCGCCAGCGTCCGATCTCAGAACCTCGACTGGGACAAGATCGGAGCCTCCTCGGAACGCTCCAAAGCGGAAGCGCTTTTCAACTAA
- a CDS encoding SpoIIE family protein phosphatase → MIELADSAVEQSLDLASRIGHRLSVDADDSLESVRERFEQHAYEYMAVLEGQALIGLCSRSRLGMVLGSRYGHAVFARRPIKKSKALFPASRVTVDMPIDSVLQTAFTRSESEVFDDVALLDSHGGFLGLIFAHTLVRIQTQRLLRKVQLMQENLHMARDVQQALLPRDFPQLADRSENLRFAHRYLPADIVSGDFFHTWQIDESSVGVFICDVMGHGVQSAFATALLRALVEQSHRHAKSPGLLLEQVNRELTAILPTETILLFATALYLTIDIATNSLVFANAGHPAPIRYQPRRRLAELLQIPDASIGSALGLLPNSKYPESRFSFPLGAMLVLYTDGIYEVTNAAGLELNKESLAQALTEAQPSTADRALSTLLDQTLSYATAPLQDDVCLVAIHRSQ, encoded by the coding sequence ATGATCGAGCTGGCAGACAGTGCAGTGGAGCAATCGCTCGACCTCGCCTCGCGCATCGGTCACCGACTGTCGGTCGACGCGGACGACTCGCTCGAATCCGTGCGCGAGCGCTTCGAGCAACATGCATACGAATACATGGCAGTGCTCGAGGGCCAAGCCCTGATCGGCTTGTGCAGCCGAAGCCGACTGGGCATGGTCCTCGGCTCCCGCTATGGACACGCCGTCTTCGCCCGCCGCCCCATCAAAAAGAGCAAAGCGCTCTTCCCCGCCAGCAGGGTGACCGTGGACATGCCTATCGATTCGGTGCTGCAGACCGCCTTCACTCGATCGGAAAGCGAGGTTTTCGACGACGTGGCTCTGCTCGATTCCCATGGCGGCTTTCTAGGGCTGATCTTCGCCCACACCCTGGTGCGCATCCAAACCCAGAGGCTGCTGCGAAAGGTGCAGCTCATGCAGGAAAACCTCCACATGGCCCGCGACGTCCAGCAAGCCCTGCTCCCCCGCGACTTCCCCCAGCTCGCTGATCGATCGGAAAACCTGCGCTTCGCCCATCGCTACCTGCCCGCCGACATCGTGAGCGGAGACTTCTTTCACACCTGGCAGATCGACGAGAGCTCGGTCGGCGTCTTCATCTGCGACGTCATGGGGCATGGCGTGCAATCCGCTTTCGCGACGGCCTTGCTCCGCGCTCTGGTGGAGCAATCCCATCGACACGCCAAATCGCCCGGGCTCCTGCTGGAGCAAGTGAACCGCGAACTTACCGCCATCCTGCCTACGGAAACCATTCTCCTTTTCGCCACCGCCCTCTACCTCACCATCGATATCGCGACCAACAGCCTCGTATTCGCCAACGCAGGACACCCCGCGCCCATACGATACCAGCCGCGACGCCGCTTGGCCGAGCTGCTCCAGATCCCCGACGCCTCGATCGGCTCCGCCCTCGGACTGCTGCCAAACAGCAAGTATCCGGAAAGTCGCTTCTCCTTCCCGCTCGGAGCGATGCTCGTGCTCTACACCGACGGAATCTACGAGGTGACCAACGCGGCAGGCCTCGAGCTGAACAAGGAGAGCCTCGCGCAAGCCTTGACGGAAGCCCAGCCGAGCACGGCCGACCGAGCCCTGTCGACGCTTCTCGATCAAACGCTAAGCTACGCGACAGCGCCTCTGCAAGACGACGTGTGCCTTGTCGCCATCCACCGAAGCCAATAG
- a CDS encoding acetylxylan esterase, whose amino-acid sequence MRSVQINGKQFSHPYDFDPTYGYDLKKLLSIEPPEEPAEFAHFWKRRYDRARNQSPELCLVNQRELSSAWKVADISYRSTDSFTLGGWALLPSKGHIRRGFVVGHGYGGRDLPDIALPFPDSVIFFPCARGISRSKDPRLPEDPNRHVAHGIEDKETYVIGGCVDDLWIAVSAMLEGFPEVESSLHVLGVSFSGGTTMLAAPWDHRIQSCHVNVPTFGHQQLRLSLPTVGSGAGAQAFEKRNPGVASRTLAFFDAATAAKYAQAPSHCACALFDPAVAPPGQYAIYNALPPTVRQRFDLTAGHHEYPGKGDEDARLLQELCAFFEN is encoded by the coding sequence ATGAGGTCCGTTCAGATAAACGGGAAACAGTTTTCCCATCCTTACGATTTTGATCCAACTTATGGATACGACTTGAAAAAGCTGCTATCGATAGAACCGCCGGAGGAGCCAGCGGAATTCGCCCACTTCTGGAAGCGCCGCTACGATCGAGCCCGCAACCAGTCGCCCGAGCTCTGCCTGGTCAACCAGCGCGAGCTGTCCTCCGCCTGGAAGGTCGCGGACATCAGCTACCGCAGCACCGATAGCTTCACTCTGGGCGGATGGGCCCTGCTTCCCAGCAAAGGGCATATCAGGCGAGGTTTCGTAGTCGGCCATGGCTACGGGGGCCGAGACCTACCGGATATCGCCCTGCCCTTCCCCGACTCAGTCATCTTCTTCCCCTGCGCTCGAGGAATCAGCCGCAGCAAGGACCCGCGCCTCCCCGAAGACCCGAATCGCCACGTCGCCCACGGCATAGAAGACAAGGAAACGTATGTGATAGGTGGCTGCGTCGACGACCTCTGGATCGCCGTTTCCGCCATGCTGGAGGGCTTTCCCGAGGTCGAGTCGTCGCTTCACGTTCTCGGCGTCAGTTTCTCCGGAGGCACCACCATGCTGGCCGCCCCCTGGGACCACCGCATCCAAAGCTGCCACGTCAACGTACCGACCTTCGGGCATCAGCAGCTCCGCCTTTCGCTTCCCACCGTGGGCAGCGGAGCTGGAGCCCAAGCGTTCGAAAAGAGAAACCCCGGCGTGGCATCGCGCACGCTCGCCTTTTTCGACGCCGCCACCGCGGCCAAGTACGCTCAAGCGCCGTCCCACTGCGCCTGCGCCCTCTTCGATCCAGCAGTGGCTCCACCTGGCCAATACGCCATCTACAACGCCCTTCCTCCGACGGTGCGCCAACGCTTCGACCTCACCGCAGGGCACCACGAGTATCCAGGGAAAGGAGACGAAGACGCCAGATTGTTGCAGGAACTTTGCGCCTTCTTCGAAAACTAG
- a CDS encoding alpha/beta hydrolase-fold protein, whose product MNREYHRWWSPRLQRQMELLVFGHAGDRTLVFPTRGGRFYEYENMGMVEQARDRIEAGELQLYCVDSVDAESFYCWWAHSQGRIERHQRYEDYLLEEVFPLMDLKNGYGKTIAHGCSLGAFHAANLAFRHPERIDRLVAFSGRFDLTLSIESFRDLFDGYYSEDIFFHTPAHYLPGLGCQRRLDLLRKMEIVFLIGTDDPFRENNERLSHVLWQKGVWHALRYWEGRAHRARFWKQMAPLFLTPSSRDQENLLSM is encoded by the coding sequence GTGAACAGGGAATATCATAGATGGTGGAGTCCGCGGTTGCAGCGGCAGATGGAGCTACTGGTTTTCGGACATGCCGGAGATCGAACACTGGTGTTTCCGACCCGCGGCGGGCGCTTCTACGAGTACGAGAACATGGGAATGGTCGAGCAAGCTCGGGACCGCATCGAAGCTGGCGAACTGCAGCTCTACTGCGTCGACAGCGTCGACGCGGAAAGCTTCTATTGCTGGTGGGCCCACTCACAGGGGAGAATCGAGCGCCATCAGCGATACGAAGACTACCTGCTGGAAGAGGTTTTCCCGCTGATGGATTTGAAAAATGGATACGGAAAGACCATCGCCCACGGCTGCAGTCTAGGCGCCTTCCACGCGGCGAATCTCGCCTTCCGCCATCCGGAGCGCATCGACAGGCTCGTCGCTTTCTCCGGGAGATTCGACCTCACCCTGAGCATCGAGAGCTTTCGCGATCTCTTCGACGGCTACTACAGCGAAGACATCTTTTTCCACACGCCTGCCCACTACCTCCCAGGCCTCGGCTGCCAGCGACGGCTCGATCTGCTTCGGAAAATGGAGATCGTCTTCCTGATCGGGACCGACGATCCGTTTCGAGAGAACAACGAGCGCCTCAGCCACGTTCTTTGGCAGAAAGGCGTTTGGCATGCCTTGCGCTACTGGGAAGGCCGCGCCCATCGAGCCCGTTTCTGGAAGCAAATGGCTCCCCTCTTTCTTACCCCGAGCAGCAGGGATCAGGAAAACCTGCTTTCGATGTAG
- a CDS encoding right-handed parallel beta-helix repeat-containing protein, which produces MRYLIRPHFALLFALAALQAALFAAPSGGPYGPIQQSYEIPAEGAVFYVSPDGDERSEGASIESPTTLENAIAQASTGDAIVLRGGDYRVGSLRLSQGIVLQPYQSERPVLKGTRIARDWVEVGDGLWRTDWDTLFPAQPADWWRRERNVQRTPLHRFNNDMVFIDGQRLLSAGSLEELSEGVFFIDYLEGTVTIAQDPSGKTIEITAHNSALTRTMRAAHGKANDGIGPTIRGITFTQYARLALEIEGIEPGEYTSPENFGKEVVGATLEHLTISHCSRVAGYFRGDNLTIRNCLISDCGTEGIYVINSADLLLERNIVTRTNSHEQFSGYYASSVKIFNQSYNAVCRDNLIIDNPHASGIWYDVGNVDGLVVDNWFQNTNDGFFFEISKGAIAMGNVFVNCSPGSRVLNSSGVKLYQNTYYNSRAEFIRTERSHTAGDHFGWHASSGPDVEERHSHAFINNLLHADNHFEESLVAFFETPGVTERVETPQLEAMNGNVYARTSSRGEQPLFALSSANADEPFRPVHGLVELRNEYPSFEDAGVELLDYWGPLFKSKELLNFELLSDFPAAEHGAELPASAQNLWRKQPSPAFPGAYPPR; this is translated from the coding sequence ATGCGCTATCTCATCCGACCCCATTTCGCCCTCCTATTCGCTCTCGCAGCCCTGCAAGCCGCCCTTTTCGCCGCTCCATCCGGCGGACCCTACGGACCGATCCAGCAGTCCTACGAGATTCCCGCGGAGGGCGCCGTCTTTTACGTTTCTCCCGACGGAGACGAGCGAAGCGAAGGCGCTTCCATCGAGAGTCCGACCACGCTCGAGAACGCCATCGCCCAGGCCAGCACGGGGGACGCCATCGTCCTGCGCGGCGGCGACTATCGCGTGGGCAGCCTTCGCCTCAGCCAAGGCATCGTTCTGCAACCCTATCAGAGCGAGCGTCCGGTGCTCAAAGGCACGCGCATCGCCCGCGATTGGGTCGAAGTCGGCGACGGGCTCTGGCGGACCGACTGGGACACGCTCTTCCCTGCCCAGCCCGCCGACTGGTGGCGCAGGGAGCGAAACGTGCAGCGCACCCCGCTGCATCGCTTCAACAACGACATGGTCTTCATCGACGGCCAGAGGCTGCTTTCAGCCGGTTCGCTGGAGGAGCTGTCCGAAGGCGTCTTCTTCATCGACTACCTCGAAGGCACGGTGACCATCGCTCAGGACCCGAGCGGAAAAACGATCGAGATCACGGCCCACAACTCCGCTCTGACCCGCACCATGCGGGCGGCCCACGGCAAAGCCAACGACGGCATCGGTCCCACCATACGCGGCATCACCTTCACCCAATACGCTCGCCTCGCCCTGGAAATCGAAGGCATCGAGCCTGGCGAATACACCTCCCCGGAGAACTTCGGCAAGGAGGTCGTAGGCGCCACTCTGGAGCACCTCACCATCTCCCACTGTTCGCGCGTTGCCGGATACTTCCGCGGCGACAACCTCACGATTCGCAACTGCCTCATCTCCGACTGCGGCACCGAAGGCATCTACGTCATCAACTCAGCTGACCTCCTCCTGGAACGAAACATCGTCACTCGAACCAACAGCCACGAGCAGTTCAGCGGCTACTACGCGTCCTCGGTCAAGATCTTCAACCAATCCTACAATGCGGTCTGCCGAGACAATCTCATCATCGACAACCCCCACGCCAGCGGCATCTGGTACGATGTGGGAAACGTGGACGGCTTGGTGGTGGACAACTGGTTCCAAAACACCAACGACGGCTTCTTCTTCGAGATCTCCAAGGGAGCCATCGCGATGGGCAACGTCTTCGTCAACTGCTCGCCTGGCTCGAGGGTCCTCAATAGCAGCGGGGTCAAGCTGTATCAAAACACCTACTACAACAGCCGTGCGGAGTTCATCCGAACGGAGCGCTCCCACACCGCGGGCGACCACTTCGGCTGGCACGCCAGTTCGGGGCCTGACGTCGAGGAGCGGCACAGCCACGCCTTCATCAACAATCTGCTCCACGCCGACAACCATTTCGAAGAATCGCTGGTCGCATTCTTCGAGACCCCAGGCGTCACCGAGCGCGTCGAGACGCCACAGCTCGAGGCCATGAACGGCAACGTCTACGCGCGCACCAGCAGCCGCGGCGAGCAGCCACTGTTCGCTCTTAGCTCCGCAAACGCGGACGAGCCCTTCCGCCCCGTGCACGGACTGGTCGAATTGCGAAACGAGTATCCAAGCTTCGAGGACGCTGGAGTGGAATTGCTCGACTACTGGGGTCCGCTTTTCAAAAGCAAGGAGCTCCTCAACTTCGAGCTGCTGAGCGACTTCCCAGCCGCCGAACATGGCGCCGAGTTGCCCGCTTCCGCCCAAAACCTCTGGCGGAAGCAACCAAGCCCCGCTTTTCCCGGGGCCTACCCGCCCCGATGA
- a CDS encoding PspA/IM30 family protein encodes MKRIKRWTASIVSGFDSVINQVENHESVVNGSLRELHEHAARAKVKLGRLKGELASMKSKSTELEQAREKWTQRALSLRDADKKKALECLRRRRRVETEIERISQELPRHEALVANIENDVSKLEARIDDIRRKKLSFSSRASRAKAMEVIRDHDLDHSNCVDDVFERWEIKLTESEIGANLGVGSDSLEDEFLKEEEEAELERQLEALDDTEKR; translated from the coding sequence ATGAAACGCATAAAACGCTGGACTGCTAGCATCGTATCGGGGTTCGACTCCGTCATCAACCAAGTCGAAAACCACGAATCGGTGGTGAACGGCTCCCTTCGTGAGCTGCACGAGCATGCCGCTCGCGCCAAAGTGAAGCTCGGCCGCCTGAAGGGCGAGCTCGCTTCCATGAAAAGCAAATCGACCGAACTGGAACAGGCGCGCGAAAAATGGACCCAGCGAGCTCTCTCGCTCCGCGACGCGGATAAGAAAAAGGCCCTCGAGTGCCTCCGCCGGCGCAGGCGTGTCGAGACGGAAATCGAAAGGATCAGCCAAGAGCTTCCGCGCCATGAAGCCCTCGTCGCCAACATTGAAAACGACGTATCCAAGCTGGAAGCTCGCATCGACGACATCCGACGAAAGAAGCTCTCGTTCAGCAGTCGAGCCAGTCGGGCCAAAGCTATGGAAGTGATACGCGATCACGACCTCGATCATTCAAACTGCGTGGACGACGTTTTCGAACGCTGGGAGATCAAGCTAACGGAATCGGAAATAGGAGCCAACCTCGGCGTGGGCTCCGACTCCCTGGAGGACGAGTTCCTCAAAGAGGAGGAGGAGGCCGAGCTAGAGCGTCAGCTCGAAGCGCTAGACGATACGGAAAAACGCTAA
- a CDS encoding DUF2293 domain-containing protein: protein MPNQDREVRPHSQPRQAISLEGLVLTAPENWSLLAPGDAALTRRVKAATPTWTVKEKRGRRVISLGVWADSEVIETERLKLLIERQSPAYKKRLAADRRRRSEKQTAYERTFREAVLRYLDFHSSYQDLAAALASRIADHAVPVGSGTVARTQRIPLERRAEAATIAWLRHQTTGYDHMSIPLIKGRRRETRRKLAAQSKALLDVYRKGLPVDSTKCPLQISISSPIDS from the coding sequence ATGCCCAATCAAGACAGAGAGGTACGCCCACATTCCCAACCGCGCCAAGCGATTTCGCTGGAGGGACTCGTGCTCACCGCGCCTGAAAACTGGTCCCTGCTCGCCCCTGGCGACGCGGCCCTGACCCGACGCGTCAAGGCGGCCACGCCAACCTGGACCGTGAAGGAGAAGCGGGGTCGACGCGTCATTTCCCTCGGCGTCTGGGCCGATAGCGAAGTCATCGAGACGGAACGACTGAAGCTGCTCATCGAGCGCCAATCTCCCGCCTACAAGAAGCGCCTCGCAGCCGACCGACGACGCCGATCAGAAAAACAGACCGCCTACGAGCGAACGTTTCGCGAAGCGGTGCTGCGCTACCTCGATTTCCACTCGTCCTATCAGGACCTTGCTGCAGCCCTGGCGAGCCGCATCGCCGATCACGCCGTACCCGTGGGCAGCGGCACCGTCGCCCGCACCCAGCGCATCCCTCTCGAGCGCCGCGCCGAAGCCGCCACCATCGCCTGGCTGCGACACCAGACGACCGGCTACGACCACATGTCGATTCCGCTCATCAAAGGGCGAAGACGGGAAACCCGACGCAAACTCGCCGCCCAGTCCAAGGCGCTGCTCGACGTCTACCGAAAGGGCCTGCCAGTGGACTCCACGAAATGCCCTTTGCAAATCTCCATCTCCTCACCGATAGACAGCTAG
- a CDS encoding hemolysin III family protein, which produces MYHGERFNSISHLVGSFLALVGLSLLVVFGSLQGDPWKIVSFSVYGASLLLLYAFSSLYHSIRGPAKRLFQTFDHLAIYLLIAGTYTPFTLVTLRGPWGWSLFGAVWGLALLGILLETRFKSEKRILPVVVYIGMGWLIAIAFKPLLSALPPRGITLLVAGGLLYSVGVIFYALDKKVRHFHGIWHLFVLGGSICHYLAIFLDVL; this is translated from the coding sequence ATGTACCACGGAGAACGTTTCAACAGCATCAGCCACCTCGTCGGGTCGTTTCTCGCCCTCGTCGGACTATCTCTCCTCGTAGTGTTCGGATCACTACAAGGAGACCCCTGGAAGATCGTCAGCTTCAGCGTCTACGGAGCCAGCCTGCTGCTGCTCTACGCCTTCTCGTCGCTCTACCATAGCATTCGCGGACCTGCCAAGCGACTGTTCCAAACCTTCGACCACCTCGCGATCTACCTTCTCATCGCCGGCACCTACACGCCTTTCACCTTGGTGACGCTCCGTGGGCCGTGGGGCTGGTCCCTCTTCGGAGCGGTCTGGGGACTGGCCCTTCTCGGCATCCTGCTGGAAACGCGTTTCAAAAGCGAAAAACGCATCCTCCCGGTGGTCGTTTACATTGGCATGGGCTGGCTGATCGCCATCGCCTTCAAACCGCTTCTGTCCGCCCTGCCGCCACGCGGCATCACTCTGCTGGTCGCTGGCGGTCTGCTCTACAGCGTCGGCGTCATTTTCTACGCCCTCGACAAAAAGGTCCGCCACTTCCACGGCATTTGGCATCTCTTCGTGCTGGGCGGCAGCATTTGCCACTACCTGGCCATCTTTCTCGACGTCCTGTAG
- a CDS encoding D-2-hydroxyacid dehydrogenase produces MSLKIYIDFPLSENARQLLESQTNGHTLVFPSIPAESVLAKSHPDPALLECDVVFGQPEPAEIEKAKRLKWIQISSSGITRYDNSDFRSHVAKKRIPVCNSASVYNDACADHLLAFMLAQSRCLPQGLASSDENGSPPWLALRDGSVPLRGQSAIILGYGAIGARLVELLAPYRMKLVAYRRKARGDEAIPVTTAENLPEALASADHVINILPDSPATQGFFDAARFAQCKPGSVFYNIGRGTTVDQEALANSLRSAHTKAAWLDVTDPEPLPTDHRLRSAPNCFITPHVAGGHLEESTTCVSHFLENLQRFVEGRELLDRVM; encoded by the coding sequence ATGTCCCTCAAGATCTACATCGACTTTCCCCTCTCCGAAAACGCTCGCCAGCTTCTCGAAAGCCAAACGAACGGACACACCCTGGTCTTTCCCTCCATCCCTGCCGAGTCCGTGCTGGCCAAATCCCATCCGGATCCCGCGTTGCTCGAATGCGACGTGGTCTTCGGTCAGCCGGAACCGGCTGAGATCGAAAAGGCCAAGCGCTTGAAGTGGATACAGATCAGCTCCTCCGGCATCACCCGCTACGACAACTCGGACTTTCGCTCGCACGTCGCCAAAAAACGAATACCCGTCTGCAACAGCGCCAGCGTCTACAACGACGCCTGCGCCGATCATCTGCTCGCGTTCATGCTGGCCCAATCCCGCTGCCTTCCCCAAGGCCTGGCCTCCAGCGACGAAAACGGCTCGCCCCCTTGGCTGGCCCTTCGCGACGGCAGCGTTCCACTGCGCGGACAGAGCGCCATCATTCTGGGATACGGCGCCATTGGGGCCCGACTCGTGGAGCTGCTGGCGCCATATCGCATGAAACTCGTGGCCTATCGCCGGAAAGCTCGAGGCGATGAAGCGATACCCGTCACCACCGCCGAAAACCTGCCCGAAGCCCTAGCCAGCGCGGATCACGTGATCAATATTCTCCCCGACAGCCCTGCCACCCAAGGCTTTTTCGACGCCGCTCGCTTCGCTCAGTGCAAGCCGGGAAGCGTTTTCTACAACATCGGCCGCGGCACCACCGTCGACCAAGAGGCCCTCGCGAACAGCCTGCGATCCGCCCACACAAAAGCGGCCTGGCTCGACGTCACCGATCCGGAGCCCTTGCCGACCGACCACCGACTGCGCTCGGCGCCCAATTGCTTCATCACGCCCCACGTGGCAGGCGGCCACCTCGAGGAATCGACCACTTGCGTCAGCCACTTTCTCGAAAACCTGCAGCGCTTCGTCGAGGGACGGGAGCTTCTAGACCGAGTGATGTAA
- a CDS encoding ADP-ribosylglycohydrolase family protein: MEGSDTDQSTIDRRQRLQGGLLGMLVGDALGVPYEFKSSERIPSYHQIEFEPPAGFLRSYPEVPPGTWSDDGAQALCLLESLLAHGELNLIDFSQRLQNWYFEGHMAVGKHVFDVGIQTREAIVKLSKNYFPEESGRRDEYANGNGSLMRVLPLALWHQGDDRQLVADAHEQSIVTHAHPRAMVCCALYCLWARRVLERCPTPWEAAVAALRELYRELPVHKEQLEEHVRPDSRPGGNGTGYVVDSLHSARLACEETSFEKVVKRAVQIGNDTDTTACVAGGIAGIQYGIQQIPRRFLEGLRGQELVAPLLDKLLSGS; encoded by the coding sequence ATGGAAGGAAGCGATACAGATCAATCTACCATCGATCGGCGCCAGCGCCTGCAAGGCGGCCTGCTGGGCATGCTGGTGGGAGATGCTCTGGGCGTGCCCTACGAATTCAAGAGCAGCGAACGCATCCCATCGTACCATCAGATCGAGTTCGAGCCGCCAGCGGGCTTTCTTCGCTCCTATCCGGAGGTCCCACCTGGCACCTGGTCGGACGACGGCGCCCAGGCCCTCTGCCTGCTCGAGTCGCTGCTCGCCCACGGCGAGCTCAATCTCATCGACTTCTCGCAACGCCTGCAAAACTGGTACTTCGAAGGCCATATGGCCGTCGGGAAACATGTATTCGACGTCGGGATACAAACCAGAGAGGCGATCGTAAAGCTCTCCAAAAACTACTTCCCCGAGGAGTCGGGACGTCGCGACGAATACGCCAACGGAAACGGCTCGCTCATGCGTGTCCTGCCGCTCGCTCTTTGGCATCAAGGCGACGACCGCCAGCTGGTCGCTGACGCGCACGAGCAATCCATCGTCACCCACGCCCATCCGCGGGCCATGGTCTGCTGCGCTCTCTACTGCCTCTGGGCTCGACGCGTCCTGGAGAGATGCCCGACCCCTTGGGAGGCGGCGGTGGCCGCGCTGCGAGAGCTTTATAGGGAGCTGCCTGTCCACAAGGAGCAGCTGGAGGAACACGTGCGTCCAGACTCCCGACCTGGCGGAAACGGCACCGGCTATGTCGTCGACTCCCTCCACTCCGCCCGCCTCGCCTGCGAAGAGACGAGTTTCGAAAAGGTGGTCAAGCGAGCTGTCCAGATCGGAAACGACACCGATACCACCGCTTGCGTGGCCGGAGGCATCGCCGGAATCCAATATGGAATCCAGCAAATCCCGCGACGCTTCCTCGAAGGTCTCAGAGGCCAGGAGCTCGTCGCCCCGCTTCTAGATAAGCTCCTCAGCGGCTCCTAG